The Arachis duranensis cultivar V14167 chromosome 2, aradu.V14167.gnm2.J7QH, whole genome shotgun sequence genome has a window encoding:
- the LOC107474628 gene encoding protein FAR1-RELATED SEQUENCE 5-like, which translates to MKSVIEQVFSEAHHRLCAWHLLRNATSNIGKPKFTRMFRDCMLGDYEVRTFQKKWFEMVEKFGVTDKRWVQDMYERRHSWATSHIREKFFARFRTTSRCEGLHAVISRYVKSRYSYTEFLRHFHRCLMFVRAKEVEADFECAKGDPVMTTNLKQLERSAADNYTRAIFYLFVPILDRACAMRVVDSEDNGSYFIHTISRYDTPGKDWRVVATSDTREVRCTCMRMECFGVPCEHIIAVLVLNNVHVISRSLILPRWTKDAKLVAVQSMGVIWDSVQLTQHWCLMDWYQKVCKIACHSTEKFQFARDIAVLMLKHFENEDAGDTSFSPEGPPTEGGRAPVRNPLRRNTKGNGAHGGKKTQRCRLCREVGYNRTTCPDRRTMESSNAVTDGMDSMDTDMLYDNLSSDLYATAEISSFQCSNSDTQDGFANSDFAGTNTFWPVMSLAN; encoded by the exons ATGAAGTCTGTGATCGAGCAAGTTTTTTCAGAGGCTCACCATCGACTCTGCGCTTGGCATCTACTCCGAAACGCCACAAGCAACATCGGAAAGCCTAAATTCACTAGGATGTTTAGGGATTGCATGCTTGGCGACTACGAGGTCCGAACATTCCAGAAAAAGTGGTTTGAGATGGTTGAGAAATTTGGCGTCACCGATAAAAGATGGGTACAGGACATGTATGAGAGAAGGCACAGTTGGGCCACATCACACATACGGGAAAAGTTCTTTGCCAGATTTCGAACAACATCAAGGTGCGAGGGCTTGCACGCTGTGATATCACGGTATGTTAAGTCTCGATACAGTTACACTGAGTTTTTACGTCATTTCCATCGATGCTTGATGTTCGTGCGCGCAAAGGAGGTGGAGGCTGATTTCGAGTGTGCAAAGGGTGACCCTGTTATGACCACCAACCTGAAACAGCTGGAGCGGAGTGCAGCCGACAACTACACTCGTGCGATATTCTATTTGTTTGTTCCCATTCTTGACAGGGCCTGTGCAATGAGGGTGGTTGACTCTGAAGACAACGGTTCCTATTTTATCCACACCATCTCTCGATACGACACTCCGGGGAAGGATTGGCGTGTTGTTGCAACGTCTGATACGAGGGAGGTCCGATGCACGTGCATGAGAATGGAATGTTTTGGGGTCCCCTGCGAACATATAATTGCGGTGCTTGTTCTTAACAATGTTCATGTGATCTCAAGGTCTCTGATATTGCCGAGATGGACCAAGGATGCAAAACTTGTGGCGGTGCAGTCGATGGGCGTGATTTGGGATTCTGTACAACTGACGCAACACTGGTGCCTGATGGATTGGTACCAGAAAGTGTGCAAGATTGCATGTCACAGCACCGAAAAGTTCCAGTTTGCAAGAGACATTGCCGTTCTGATGCTGAAGCACTTCGAGAACGAAGATGCAGGGGACACCAGTTTTTCACCTGAGGGGCCACCTACTGAGGGTGGCAGAGCCCCGGTGCGGAATCCACTCAGGCGCAATACAAAGGGTAACGGTGCTCATGGTGGAAAGAAAACCCAGCGATGTCGTTTGTGCCGGGAGGTGGGATACAACAGGACTACGTGTCCGGACCGCCGCACAATGGAATCATCCAACGCAGTTACAGATGGCATGGATTCGATGGACACTGACATG CTCTATGATAACCTATCCAGCGATCTGTATGCGACCGCGGAAATTTCTTCGTTCCAATGCTCCAATAGTGACACGCAGGATGGGTTTGCTAACAGTGACTTTGCTGGGACCAACACGTTCTGGCCAGTCATGTCTCTCGCCAATTGA
- the LOC107474617 gene encoding homoserine kinase, which yields MAACFLCPCPHPSSASASASPLDLKEEGGAICITIAIPTHRRRTRIRCNLSVPSKTNAITKTEPHPVCTSVKAFAPATVANLGPGFDFLGCAVDGLGDTVSLTVDPHVHPGEISISDISGTGNNTTRLSKNPLWNCAGIAALEVMKMLGIRSVGLSLSLQKGLPLGSGLGSSAASAAAAAVAVNEIFGNKLGVQELVLASLKSEEKVSGYHADNVAPAIMGGFVLIRNYEPLDLIQLTFPAEKELFFVLVTPEFEAPTKKMRAALPSEIGMPHHVWNCSQAGALVASVLQGDLPALGKALSSDKIVEPRRAPLIPGMEGVKRAALDAGAFGCTISGAGPTAVAVIDDERKGMEIGERMVEAFLKEGNLKACANVKHLDRVGARLISSTRI from the coding sequence ATGGCAGCGTGCTTCCTCTGTCCCTGTCCACATCCTTCATCTGCATCTGCATCTGCATCTCCTTTGGATctgaaagaagaaggaggagccATCTGCATCACAATCGCCATTCCAACACACAGGAGGAGGACCAGGATCAGATGCAACCTCTCCGTCCCCTCAAAAACCAACGCCATCACCAAGACCGAGCCCCACCCCGTCTGCACCTCCGTCAAAGCCTTTGCTCCAGCAACCGTCGCTAATCTTGGTCCCGGCTTCGACTTCCTCGGCTGCGCCGTCGATGGCCTCGGTGACACAGTCTCCCTCACCGTTGACCCACACGTCCACCCAGGAGAGATCTCCATCTCTGACATATCCGGTACGGGCAACAACACTACCAGGCTGAGCAAAAACCCTCTCTGGAACTGCGCAGGGATCGCGGCGCTCGAAGTCATGAAGATGCTTGGAATCCGCTCCGTCggcctctccctctctcttcaGAAGGGTCTCCCCTTGGGAAGTGGCCTGGGGTCCAGCGCCGCCAGCGCCGCCGCAGCCGCCGTGGCTGTCAACGAGATCTTTGGCAACAAACTGGGGGTGCAGGAGCTCGTCCTGGCTTCCCTGAAGTCGGAGGAGAAGGTTTCTGGTTACCACGCCGACAACGTGGCTCCGGCGATCATGGGGGGGTTCGTGCTGATCCGCAACTACGAGCCCCTGGATTTGATCCAGCTGACGTTCCCGGCGGAGAAGGAGCTTTTCTTCGTGCTGGTGACGCCAGAGTTTGAGGCCCCAACAAAGAAGATGCGAGCTGCCCTCCCTTCGGAAATTGGGATGCCGCACCACGTCTGGAACTGCAGCCAGGCGGGGGCCCTAGTGGCGTCGGTCCTGCAGGGGGACTTGCCGGCGCTCGGGAAGGCTCTCTCCTCCGACAAGATTGTTGAGCCTCGCCGTGCCCCCTTGATTCCCGGCATGGAGGGCGTCAAAAGAGCCGCTCTCGACGCAGGTGCTTTCGGCTGCACCATCAGCGGCGCTGGCCCCACTGCCGTTGCGGTCATTGACGACGAGCGCAAAGGAATGGAGATCGGTGAGCGCATGGTAGAGGCTTTTCTCAAGGAGGGCAACTTGAAGGCCTGTGCTAACGTTAAGCACCTTGATCGCGTTGGTGCTAGGCTTATTAGTAGCACCAGGATTTAA
- the LOC107474631 gene encoding homoserine kinase-like has product MPEFEAPKKLRAALPLEIGMPHRVWNCSQAGALVAWVLQGDSPVLGKALSSDKIVEPCCAPLIPGMEGIKRAALDAGAFGCTISGAGPTAVAVIDDERSAYQWQLDLNSYATVAAIAMMHLLICTSFSETFYFRLM; this is encoded by the exons ATGCCAGAGTTTGAGGCCCCAAAAAAGCTGCGAGCTGCCCTCCCTTTGGAGATTGGAATGCCGCATCGTGTCTGGAACTGCAGCCAGGCAGGGGCTTTGGTGGCGTGGGTCCTGCAGGGGGACTCACCGGTGCTTGGGAAGGCTCTCTCCTCTGACAAGATTGTTGAGCCTTGCTGTGCCCCCTTGATTCCCGGCATGGAGGGCATCAAGAGGGCTGCTCTCGACGCAGGTGCTTTCGGCTGCACCATCAGCGGTGCTGGCCCCACTGCCGTTGCGGTCATTGATGACGAGAGATCG GCTTATCAGTGGCAACTGGATTTGAATTCCTATGCCACTGTCGCTGCCATTGCCATG ATGCATCTGCTGATATGCACATCATTTTCTGAGACTTTCTATTTCCGGTTAATGTGA